A genomic window from Bombus pyrosoma isolate SC7728 linkage group LG8, ASM1482585v1, whole genome shotgun sequence includes:
- the LOC122570393 gene encoding transcriptional activator protein Pur-beta isoform X4 yields the protein MSDRESLDDQPQRYGNPGSMDAGGADFDPGQQGQQGEQELATKMLQIQSKRFYLDVKQNRRGRFIKVAEIGADGRRSQIYLALSTASEFRNYLSTFSDFYASLGPPNSENVPDDGKLKSEVMTKDNRRYYLDLKENTRGRFLRVSHPVSQTITRGGPRTQIAIPAQGMIEFRDALTDLLEEYGTDDGGFKGDLPEGRYMRVDSKNFYFDIGQNNRGIYMRISEVKTHFRTAITVPEKSWERFRDIFADYCERMRERGAGSNVGMNSGGGGNVLPEGRGSVVAQVTQKPAGVKNKTEKRQADQRQRESLKRRKSLPRQAEPSTISPEKSMSAPASQVPTTTDIPLSSGSAITTSSTSKSTMSEENVSSGSTASQEIQGVPRLETVQV from the exons ATGTCTGACCGGGAAAGTCTGGACGATCAACCGCAAA gATATGGAAATCCAGGTAGCATGGATGCTGGGGGGGCTGACTTCGATCCTG GCCAGCAAGGTCAGCAGGGTGAACAGGAGTTGGCAACGAAGatgctgcaaatacagagcaaaAGATTCTATCTTGATGTAAAACAGAACAGACGCGGAAGGTTTATCAAAGTAGCCGAG ATCGGCGCGGATGGGAGGAGAAGCCAAATCTACCTGGCACTTAGCACAGCATCCGAGTTTCGGAACTACCTTTCGACGTTTAGTGACTTTTATGCATCTCTAG GTCCACCAAACTCGGAGAACGTGCCAGATGATGGGAAACTGAAGTCGGAAGTAATGACGAAGGATAACAGGCGGTATTACTTGGACCTCAAGGAAAATACTCGCGGCCGTTTCCTGCGGGTGAGTCACCCT GTGTCGCAGACGATAACACGAGGAGGACCTAGGACACAGATCGCAATACCAGCACAGGGTATGATCGAATTCCGTGACGCTTTGACGGACCTCCTCGAAGAATACGGTACGGACGATGGCGGTTTCAAGGGTGACTTACCAGAAGGACGGTACATGCGCGTGGATAgcaagaatttctattttgatATCGGCCAGAATAACCGTGGTATCTACATGAGAATTTCCGAG GTGAAGACACACTTTAGAACAGCAATCACCGTACCAGAGAAATCCTGGGAGCGTTTCCGTGATATATTCGCAGATTACTGCGAAAGAATGAGAGAAAGAGGCGCTGGAAGCAACGTCGGCATGAACAGCGGCGGTGGAGGAAATGTCTTGCCTGAGGGGAGGGGCTCGGTGGTGGCACAG GTAACACAGAAACCTGCTGGCGTAAAGAACAAAACGGAAAAGCGGCAGGCCGATCAACGGCAACGCGAGTCCTTGAAACGACGCAAATCCTTGCCACGCCAAGCAGAACCGTCCACCATCAGTCCTGAAAAATCCATGTCCGCTCCTGCCTCTCAAGTCCCGACAACCACCGATATCCCGTTGTCTTCTGGTTCTGCTATAACCACGTCAAGCACGAGCAAAAGCACGATGTCCGAAGAGAATGTTTCTAGCGGTTCTACAGCATCACAGGAGATTCAAGGCGTGCCGCGCTTAGAAACTGTCCAAGTTTAA
- the LOC122570393 gene encoding transcriptional activator protein Pur-beta isoform X1, with the protein MVRARALTDAHTQSEGTMSSHDSRKFHTCHKRIPTPEVAGSWPRNGTATVTRGVNQYLDMYLDTGYGNPGSMDAGGADFDPGQQGQQGEQELATKMLQIQSKRFYLDVKQNRRGRFIKVAEIGADGRRSQIYLALSTASEFRNYLSTFSDFYASLGPPNSENVPDDGKLKSEVMTKDNRRYYLDLKENTRGRFLRVSHPVSQTITRGGPRTQIAIPAQGMIEFRDALTDLLEEYGTDDGGFKGDLPEGRYMRVDSKNFYFDIGQNNRGIYMRISEVKTHFRTAITVPEKSWERFRDIFADYCERMRERGAGSNVGMNSGGGGNVLPEGRGSVVAQVTQKPAGVKNKTEKRQADQRQRESLKRRKSLPRQAEPSTISPEKSMSAPASQVPTTTDIPLSSGSAITTSSTSKSTMSEENVSSGSTASQEIQGVPRLETVQV; encoded by the exons AtggtgcgcgcgcgcgcgttgACAGACGCGCACACGCAAAGCGAAGGAACCATGTCTAGCCACGATTCGCGTAAATTTCACACGTGCCATAAGCGCATCCCCACCCCAGAAGTAGCTGGCTCTTGGCCTCGAAACGGAACGGCCACG GTGACACGGGGCGTCAATCAATATTTGGACATGTATCTCGACACAG gATATGGAAATCCAGGTAGCATGGATGCTGGGGGGGCTGACTTCGATCCTG GCCAGCAAGGTCAGCAGGGTGAACAGGAGTTGGCAACGAAGatgctgcaaatacagagcaaaAGATTCTATCTTGATGTAAAACAGAACAGACGCGGAAGGTTTATCAAAGTAGCCGAG ATCGGCGCGGATGGGAGGAGAAGCCAAATCTACCTGGCACTTAGCACAGCATCCGAGTTTCGGAACTACCTTTCGACGTTTAGTGACTTTTATGCATCTCTAG GTCCACCAAACTCGGAGAACGTGCCAGATGATGGGAAACTGAAGTCGGAAGTAATGACGAAGGATAACAGGCGGTATTACTTGGACCTCAAGGAAAATACTCGCGGCCGTTTCCTGCGGGTGAGTCACCCT GTGTCGCAGACGATAACACGAGGAGGACCTAGGACACAGATCGCAATACCAGCACAGGGTATGATCGAATTCCGTGACGCTTTGACGGACCTCCTCGAAGAATACGGTACGGACGATGGCGGTTTCAAGGGTGACTTACCAGAAGGACGGTACATGCGCGTGGATAgcaagaatttctattttgatATCGGCCAGAATAACCGTGGTATCTACATGAGAATTTCCGAG GTGAAGACACACTTTAGAACAGCAATCACCGTACCAGAGAAATCCTGGGAGCGTTTCCGTGATATATTCGCAGATTACTGCGAAAGAATGAGAGAAAGAGGCGCTGGAAGCAACGTCGGCATGAACAGCGGCGGTGGAGGAAATGTCTTGCCTGAGGGGAGGGGCTCGGTGGTGGCACAG GTAACACAGAAACCTGCTGGCGTAAAGAACAAAACGGAAAAGCGGCAGGCCGATCAACGGCAACGCGAGTCCTTGAAACGACGCAAATCCTTGCCACGCCAAGCAGAACCGTCCACCATCAGTCCTGAAAAATCCATGTCCGCTCCTGCCTCTCAAGTCCCGACAACCACCGATATCCCGTTGTCTTCTGGTTCTGCTATAACCACGTCAAGCACGAGCAAAAGCACGATGTCCGAAGAGAATGTTTCTAGCGGTTCTACAGCATCACAGGAGATTCAAGGCGTGCCGCGCTTAGAAACTGTCCAAGTTTAA
- the LOC122570393 gene encoding transcriptional activator protein Pur-beta isoform X2 has product MVRARALTDAHTQSEGTMSSHDSRKFHTCHKRIPTPEVAGSWPRNGTATVTRGVNQYLDMYLDTGYGNPGSMDAGGADFDPGQQGQQGEQELATKMLQIQSKRFYLDVKQNRRGRFIKVAEIGADGRRSQIYLALSTASEFRNYLSTFSDFYASLGPPNSENVPDDGKLKSEVMTKDNRRYYLDLKENTRGRFLRVSQTITRGGPRTQIAIPAQGMIEFRDALTDLLEEYGTDDGGFKGDLPEGRYMRVDSKNFYFDIGQNNRGIYMRISEVKTHFRTAITVPEKSWERFRDIFADYCERMRERGAGSNVGMNSGGGGNVLPEGRGSVVAQVTQKPAGVKNKTEKRQADQRQRESLKRRKSLPRQAEPSTISPEKSMSAPASQVPTTTDIPLSSGSAITTSSTSKSTMSEENVSSGSTASQEIQGVPRLETVQV; this is encoded by the exons AtggtgcgcgcgcgcgcgttgACAGACGCGCACACGCAAAGCGAAGGAACCATGTCTAGCCACGATTCGCGTAAATTTCACACGTGCCATAAGCGCATCCCCACCCCAGAAGTAGCTGGCTCTTGGCCTCGAAACGGAACGGCCACG GTGACACGGGGCGTCAATCAATATTTGGACATGTATCTCGACACAG gATATGGAAATCCAGGTAGCATGGATGCTGGGGGGGCTGACTTCGATCCTG GCCAGCAAGGTCAGCAGGGTGAACAGGAGTTGGCAACGAAGatgctgcaaatacagagcaaaAGATTCTATCTTGATGTAAAACAGAACAGACGCGGAAGGTTTATCAAAGTAGCCGAG ATCGGCGCGGATGGGAGGAGAAGCCAAATCTACCTGGCACTTAGCACAGCATCCGAGTTTCGGAACTACCTTTCGACGTTTAGTGACTTTTATGCATCTCTAG GTCCACCAAACTCGGAGAACGTGCCAGATGATGGGAAACTGAAGTCGGAAGTAATGACGAAGGATAACAGGCGGTATTACTTGGACCTCAAGGAAAATACTCGCGGCCGTTTCCTGCGG GTGTCGCAGACGATAACACGAGGAGGACCTAGGACACAGATCGCAATACCAGCACAGGGTATGATCGAATTCCGTGACGCTTTGACGGACCTCCTCGAAGAATACGGTACGGACGATGGCGGTTTCAAGGGTGACTTACCAGAAGGACGGTACATGCGCGTGGATAgcaagaatttctattttgatATCGGCCAGAATAACCGTGGTATCTACATGAGAATTTCCGAG GTGAAGACACACTTTAGAACAGCAATCACCGTACCAGAGAAATCCTGGGAGCGTTTCCGTGATATATTCGCAGATTACTGCGAAAGAATGAGAGAAAGAGGCGCTGGAAGCAACGTCGGCATGAACAGCGGCGGTGGAGGAAATGTCTTGCCTGAGGGGAGGGGCTCGGTGGTGGCACAG GTAACACAGAAACCTGCTGGCGTAAAGAACAAAACGGAAAAGCGGCAGGCCGATCAACGGCAACGCGAGTCCTTGAAACGACGCAAATCCTTGCCACGCCAAGCAGAACCGTCCACCATCAGTCCTGAAAAATCCATGTCCGCTCCTGCCTCTCAAGTCCCGACAACCACCGATATCCCGTTGTCTTCTGGTTCTGCTATAACCACGTCAAGCACGAGCAAAAGCACGATGTCCGAAGAGAATGTTTCTAGCGGTTCTACAGCATCACAGGAGATTCAAGGCGTGCCGCGCTTAGAAACTGTCCAAGTTTAA
- the LOC122570393 gene encoding transcriptional activator protein Pur-beta isoform X6 translates to MDAGGADFDPGQQGQQGEQELATKMLQIQSKRFYLDVKQNRRGRFIKVAEIGADGRRSQIYLALSTASEFRNYLSTFSDFYASLGPPNSENVPDDGKLKSEVMTKDNRRYYLDLKENTRGRFLRVSHPVSQTITRGGPRTQIAIPAQGMIEFRDALTDLLEEYGTDDGGFKGDLPEGRYMRVDSKNFYFDIGQNNRGIYMRISEVKTHFRTAITVPEKSWERFRDIFADYCERMRERGAGSNVGMNSGGGGNVLPEGRGSVVAQVTQKPAGVKNKTEKRQADQRQRESLKRRKSLPRQAEPSTISPEKSMSAPASQVPTTTDIPLSSGSAITTSSTSKSTMSEENVSSGSTASQEIQGVPRLETVQV, encoded by the exons ATGGATGCTGGGGGGGCTGACTTCGATCCTG GCCAGCAAGGTCAGCAGGGTGAACAGGAGTTGGCAACGAAGatgctgcaaatacagagcaaaAGATTCTATCTTGATGTAAAACAGAACAGACGCGGAAGGTTTATCAAAGTAGCCGAG ATCGGCGCGGATGGGAGGAGAAGCCAAATCTACCTGGCACTTAGCACAGCATCCGAGTTTCGGAACTACCTTTCGACGTTTAGTGACTTTTATGCATCTCTAG GTCCACCAAACTCGGAGAACGTGCCAGATGATGGGAAACTGAAGTCGGAAGTAATGACGAAGGATAACAGGCGGTATTACTTGGACCTCAAGGAAAATACTCGCGGCCGTTTCCTGCGGGTGAGTCACCCT GTGTCGCAGACGATAACACGAGGAGGACCTAGGACACAGATCGCAATACCAGCACAGGGTATGATCGAATTCCGTGACGCTTTGACGGACCTCCTCGAAGAATACGGTACGGACGATGGCGGTTTCAAGGGTGACTTACCAGAAGGACGGTACATGCGCGTGGATAgcaagaatttctattttgatATCGGCCAGAATAACCGTGGTATCTACATGAGAATTTCCGAG GTGAAGACACACTTTAGAACAGCAATCACCGTACCAGAGAAATCCTGGGAGCGTTTCCGTGATATATTCGCAGATTACTGCGAAAGAATGAGAGAAAGAGGCGCTGGAAGCAACGTCGGCATGAACAGCGGCGGTGGAGGAAATGTCTTGCCTGAGGGGAGGGGCTCGGTGGTGGCACAG GTAACACAGAAACCTGCTGGCGTAAAGAACAAAACGGAAAAGCGGCAGGCCGATCAACGGCAACGCGAGTCCTTGAAACGACGCAAATCCTTGCCACGCCAAGCAGAACCGTCCACCATCAGTCCTGAAAAATCCATGTCCGCTCCTGCCTCTCAAGTCCCGACAACCACCGATATCCCGTTGTCTTCTGGTTCTGCTATAACCACGTCAAGCACGAGCAAAAGCACGATGTCCGAAGAGAATGTTTCTAGCGGTTCTACAGCATCACAGGAGATTCAAGGCGTGCCGCGCTTAGAAACTGTCCAAGTTTAA
- the LOC122570393 gene encoding transcriptional activator protein Pur-beta isoform X3, with the protein MGEILEISQGDAQQNALNGWGDTMGKIQYWCPEGQQGQQGEQELATKMLQIQSKRFYLDVKQNRRGRFIKVAEIGADGRRSQIYLALSTASEFRNYLSTFSDFYASLGPPNSENVPDDGKLKSEVMTKDNRRYYLDLKENTRGRFLRVSHPVSQTITRGGPRTQIAIPAQGMIEFRDALTDLLEEYGTDDGGFKGDLPEGRYMRVDSKNFYFDIGQNNRGIYMRISEVKTHFRTAITVPEKSWERFRDIFADYCERMRERGAGSNVGMNSGGGGNVLPEGRGSVVAQVTQKPAGVKNKTEKRQADQRQRESLKRRKSLPRQAEPSTISPEKSMSAPASQVPTTTDIPLSSGSAITTSSTSKSTMSEENVSSGSTASQEIQGVPRLETVQV; encoded by the exons ATGGGAGAAATCCTAGAAATTTCGCAGGGCGATGCTCAACAAAATGCGCTGAATGGTTGGGGCGACACTATGGGCAAAATACAGTACTGGTGCCCTGAAG GCCAGCAAGGTCAGCAGGGTGAACAGGAGTTGGCAACGAAGatgctgcaaatacagagcaaaAGATTCTATCTTGATGTAAAACAGAACAGACGCGGAAGGTTTATCAAAGTAGCCGAG ATCGGCGCGGATGGGAGGAGAAGCCAAATCTACCTGGCACTTAGCACAGCATCCGAGTTTCGGAACTACCTTTCGACGTTTAGTGACTTTTATGCATCTCTAG GTCCACCAAACTCGGAGAACGTGCCAGATGATGGGAAACTGAAGTCGGAAGTAATGACGAAGGATAACAGGCGGTATTACTTGGACCTCAAGGAAAATACTCGCGGCCGTTTCCTGCGGGTGAGTCACCCT GTGTCGCAGACGATAACACGAGGAGGACCTAGGACACAGATCGCAATACCAGCACAGGGTATGATCGAATTCCGTGACGCTTTGACGGACCTCCTCGAAGAATACGGTACGGACGATGGCGGTTTCAAGGGTGACTTACCAGAAGGACGGTACATGCGCGTGGATAgcaagaatttctattttgatATCGGCCAGAATAACCGTGGTATCTACATGAGAATTTCCGAG GTGAAGACACACTTTAGAACAGCAATCACCGTACCAGAGAAATCCTGGGAGCGTTTCCGTGATATATTCGCAGATTACTGCGAAAGAATGAGAGAAAGAGGCGCTGGAAGCAACGTCGGCATGAACAGCGGCGGTGGAGGAAATGTCTTGCCTGAGGGGAGGGGCTCGGTGGTGGCACAG GTAACACAGAAACCTGCTGGCGTAAAGAACAAAACGGAAAAGCGGCAGGCCGATCAACGGCAACGCGAGTCCTTGAAACGACGCAAATCCTTGCCACGCCAAGCAGAACCGTCCACCATCAGTCCTGAAAAATCCATGTCCGCTCCTGCCTCTCAAGTCCCGACAACCACCGATATCCCGTTGTCTTCTGGTTCTGCTATAACCACGTCAAGCACGAGCAAAAGCACGATGTCCGAAGAGAATGTTTCTAGCGGTTCTACAGCATCACAGGAGATTCAAGGCGTGCCGCGCTTAGAAACTGTCCAAGTTTAA
- the LOC122570393 gene encoding transcriptional activator protein Pur-beta isoform X5: MFKSRIFQGDLSPVPIPGSLQQSSQQGQQGEQELATKMLQIQSKRFYLDVKQNRRGRFIKVAEIGADGRRSQIYLALSTASEFRNYLSTFSDFYASLGPPNSENVPDDGKLKSEVMTKDNRRYYLDLKENTRGRFLRVSHPVSQTITRGGPRTQIAIPAQGMIEFRDALTDLLEEYGTDDGGFKGDLPEGRYMRVDSKNFYFDIGQNNRGIYMRISEVKTHFRTAITVPEKSWERFRDIFADYCERMRERGAGSNVGMNSGGGGNVLPEGRGSVVAQVTQKPAGVKNKTEKRQADQRQRESLKRRKSLPRQAEPSTISPEKSMSAPASQVPTTTDIPLSSGSAITTSSTSKSTMSEENVSSGSTASQEIQGVPRLETVQV, encoded by the exons ATGTTCAAGAGCAGGATCTTCCAGGGCGATCTCAGCCCTGTCCCAATTCCGGGCAGCCTGCAACAGTCCA GCCAGCAAGGTCAGCAGGGTGAACAGGAGTTGGCAACGAAGatgctgcaaatacagagcaaaAGATTCTATCTTGATGTAAAACAGAACAGACGCGGAAGGTTTATCAAAGTAGCCGAG ATCGGCGCGGATGGGAGGAGAAGCCAAATCTACCTGGCACTTAGCACAGCATCCGAGTTTCGGAACTACCTTTCGACGTTTAGTGACTTTTATGCATCTCTAG GTCCACCAAACTCGGAGAACGTGCCAGATGATGGGAAACTGAAGTCGGAAGTAATGACGAAGGATAACAGGCGGTATTACTTGGACCTCAAGGAAAATACTCGCGGCCGTTTCCTGCGGGTGAGTCACCCT GTGTCGCAGACGATAACACGAGGAGGACCTAGGACACAGATCGCAATACCAGCACAGGGTATGATCGAATTCCGTGACGCTTTGACGGACCTCCTCGAAGAATACGGTACGGACGATGGCGGTTTCAAGGGTGACTTACCAGAAGGACGGTACATGCGCGTGGATAgcaagaatttctattttgatATCGGCCAGAATAACCGTGGTATCTACATGAGAATTTCCGAG GTGAAGACACACTTTAGAACAGCAATCACCGTACCAGAGAAATCCTGGGAGCGTTTCCGTGATATATTCGCAGATTACTGCGAAAGAATGAGAGAAAGAGGCGCTGGAAGCAACGTCGGCATGAACAGCGGCGGTGGAGGAAATGTCTTGCCTGAGGGGAGGGGCTCGGTGGTGGCACAG GTAACACAGAAACCTGCTGGCGTAAAGAACAAAACGGAAAAGCGGCAGGCCGATCAACGGCAACGCGAGTCCTTGAAACGACGCAAATCCTTGCCACGCCAAGCAGAACCGTCCACCATCAGTCCTGAAAAATCCATGTCCGCTCCTGCCTCTCAAGTCCCGACAACCACCGATATCCCGTTGTCTTCTGGTTCTGCTATAACCACGTCAAGCACGAGCAAAAGCACGATGTCCGAAGAGAATGTTTCTAGCGGTTCTACAGCATCACAGGAGATTCAAGGCGTGCCGCGCTTAGAAACTGTCCAAGTTTAA
- the LOC122570396 gene encoding uncharacterized protein LOC122570396, producing MAENILKAILYSCESANKNLENSKEYKKLLEENKFLPSNDIFNALCLSLTKLLTYKVSKEAYQRYTVRLHVIEVLREWCKINDNLQNFKVLRDEKQSLTLLKSLLKKYLTDDTLDSCDSSDNLLSLISALICLASTDSYYKCYIEKSILKLAELETCDESEYLLCYAVQENSNLDLKLSTIETIYESQKCKLIEQPLLNNFISSCIDLNKGDNIDDLENINLIDQLFKFATKSSCIFLLICAFLKELLVQLDHAPTVVNFIQSILKSIKKHCEKQNKDIVDLYPRNMQSLVILLQIEPTHHTDDSKNGALRMLEDIYMEDEDTVITLLSHYPLWLKLFGQLLSPSDEMMCSYNEELNCL from the exons ATGGCTGAAAATATCCTGAAAGCAATATTATATAGTTGTGAAAGTGCTAATAAGAATCtagaaaattcaaaggaaTATAAAAAACTACTAGAAGAGAATAAATTCTTACCATCTAACGATATATTCAATGCACTATGTTTATCTCTAACAAAACTATTGACATATAAGGTATCAAAGGAGGCATACCAACGTTATACTGTGAGACTTCATGTAATC GAAGTTCTACGAGAATGGTGTAAAATCAATGACaatcttcaaaatttcaaagtactCAGAGATGAAAAGCAAAGCTTAACACTACTAAAAAGCTtgttgaagaaatatttaacagatGATACCTTAGACAGCTGTGACTCAAGCGACAATCTATTATCCTTAATCAGTGCTTTAATATGCCTAGCATCCACAGATTCATACTATAAGTGTTACATAGAAAAGTCGATACTAAAACTAGCAGAATTAGAAACCTGCGATGAAAGTGAATATTTGTTATGTTATGCTGTAcaagaaaattccaatttaGACCTCAAACTTTCAACCATAGAAACCATATATGAGTCACagaaatgcaaattaataGAGCAAccgttattaaataatttcatatcatcatgtattgatttaaataaagGTGACAATATAGATGATTtagagaatataaatttgatagatcaattattcaaatttgcCACTAAATCTTCATGTATCTTCTTATTAATATGTGCATTCCTAAAGGAATTATTAGTACAGTTAGATCATGCTCCTACAGTTGTGAATTTTATACAGTCAATTTTAAAAAGCATTAAGAAACAttgtgaaaaacaaaataaagatattgtaGACCTTTACCCAAGAAACATGCAATCCCTTGTAATTTTACTACAAATAGAACCTACACATCACACAGATGATTCTAAAAATGGAGCATTAAGGATGCTAGAGGATATTTATATGGAAGATGAAGATACTGTAATAACTCTATTGTCACATTACCCGCTGTGGTTGAAGTTATTTGGACAACTTTTGAGTCCAAGTGACGAGATGATGTGTTCATATAACGAGGAATTGAATTGtttatag